ATATTTTTTCTAACATACTATTGGAAAGTCAGTCCATGAAGATAATGAAGGAAAGGTATGACATTTCCTATTTTGAATTGGTTGATAGCTGGGTTGAGGAAAGCTTAAGAATATATGATAAATTTAGTAAAAAGGTTGATAAGCCCAACATAGCCATTGTTGACTTTATAGAAAGTGGGATTACTGCTGAATTTGAAACCTTTAAGAAAGCCTATATCAAAAAGGGCTATAATGCAGTAATTGCAGATCCAAAGGACCTAAAATATATAGATGGAAAACTCTATTATGAAGACATGAGGATAGACCTTATATATAGGAGAATAGTTACAGCAGAATTTATTGAAAAGGCCGATGAAATTCCAGATTTAATACAGGCCTATAAAGATGGTGTAGTTTGTTCAATAGGTTCTTTAAGGTCTCAGATAATGCATAATAAGATCATATTTAAAATACTCCATGATGAAGAAACCCTTGAATTTCTTTCAGAGGAAGAGAGAAATCTTATAAAAAACCATGTACCTTTTACAGAGGAATTTGGCGGCGATGATAGGGTATTCAATAGGGTTTTAATGAATAAGGATAGATATATAATTAAGCCTATAGACTCTTACGCATCTCAAGGAGTTCATGCTGGTAGGGATTACACCCAAGAGGAGTGGGAAGAAATATTAAAAGACTCTTGGAACAAGGATTACCTATTTCAGGAGTTCATAGCCCCATATACTAGGCCCTTTGTTCAATTTGAAGACGGAGAGCTTAAGGTTAGGGATTTTAAACTTAATATTGGAGTTTATATGTATAACGGAAAGTTTGCAGGAGCATATACTAGGATTAGCAGAGAAAATATAATATTTGGAAGGGAAGGATACTTTTCCATCCCCAGCATGCTGGTAAAAGAAAAGGCACTTTAGCAAAAGCTTGCTAAGGTGCCTTTTTATGCTTTACATGGATAGAATTCCTCTATCGACACCTGTATTGCTAATGTTGACAATTGACTTAAAATACATTAGTATTAAATTTGTAATAAATTAAATTTTCATAATAATCATAAAGCAAATATTAACTGCAACATTGAATGAGAAGGCAGCATAATTGTAATTGGCTGTCTATTTTTGAATAGGACATATAAAGGAGGTTAGGAAATGGAATTTGCATTTGATTGGGAGGCAAACGAGGAAAAGATTAAAGATTTAAAAGTTTTCATGCGAGAAAACAAAGGGAAAAAGGGCCTTTTAATGTCGGTACTGCATAAAGCTCAGGAATCATTCGGCTATCTTCCCATTGAAGTCCAAAAGTTAATTTCTCAAGAGCTTAAAATCCCCCTATCCGAAATTTATGGAGTAGCAACCTTCTATTCTCAATTCTCTCTCATACCCAAAGGGGAATATAAAATCGGTGTGTGTTTAGGTACAGCCTGCTATGTAAAGGGTTCTCAGGAGATATTGGACAAGTTAAAAGAAGTATTAGGAATAGACGTGGGACAAACTACGCCCGATAGAAAATTTTCCATTGATGCCACTAGATGTTTAGGGGCTTGTGGATTAGCTCCAGTATTGACTGTTAACGAAGATGTATACGGTAAGTTAAAGCCCGACGATGTAGAAGAGATTATAGAAAAGTATAGATAATTCGGAGGTGGTAATTTGATAACTATTAACGAATTAAATAGGATTAAAGAGGATACCTTGGCAAAAATCAATGTAAGACGCGGGGAGCAGTCTATTATATCCTATGACAAAATAGATATGAAATCCAAAATGGTTCACGTGTTAGTATGTGGTGGTACTGGATGCCATTCTTCTCAAGGAGATGAAATTAGACAGCTATTAGAAAAGAAAGCTGAAGAAATAGGACTGGATAATATAAAGGTATCATTAACAGGTTGTTTCGGTTTATGTGAAACTGGTCCTAATATAGTTATCTATCCAGAGGGTATATTCTATAGCCATGTTAAGCTAGAAGATGTTGATGAAATAGTAGAGGAACATTTTGTAAATGGAAATCTAGTAAAAAGGCTCTTGTACCAAGGAGCAGTTAAAGAAGAAGCCATTTTACCCGTTAATGAAGTGAATTTCTATAAAAAACAAACTAGGGTGGCTTTAAGAAACTGCGGACTTATAAATCCTGAAGATATCGATGAATACATAGCCTTCGACGGCTACCAAGCTTTAGCTAAGGTATTAACTGAAATGAGCCAACAAGAGGTAATCGATTTCGTTAAGGCTGCCAATGTAAGGGGAAGGGGTGGAGCAGGCTTCCCAGCAGGCGTAAAATGGGAAACTGCCTATAGGTATTCAGCAGATAAAAAATATGTAATATGCAATGCGGACGAAGGGGATCCGGGTGCTTTTATGGATAGGTCCATATTGGAGGGAGATCCTCATTCTGTATTGGAAGCTATGGCTATCTGTGGTTATGCAATAGGTTCCGATCAAGGTTATATATATGTAAGAGCAGAGTATCCTATAGCAGTAAAAAGATTAAAAATTGCCATAGAACAGGCCAAGGAAAAGGGCCTATTAGGCAAAAACATATTAGGAACAGATTTTAGTTTCG
This genomic window from Tepidimicrobium xylanilyticum contains:
- a CDS encoding circularly permuted type 2 ATP-grasp protein, translating into MDGLSVTKEYIDIIKRHPEKYYKDYLRTVEEVAKSNAKYKGKPIPFLYQPMFFTEEDIERFKNLTMLITSITNKVTNKYLESPQYRRKFKYPKLLEELILNNPGYDINVPIGRFDLFYGGDEFKFIEINTDGTSGMNEDNIFSNILLESQSMKIMKERYDISYFELVDSWVEESLRIYDKFSKKVDKPNIAIVDFIESGITAEFETFKKAYIKKGYNAVIADPKDLKYIDGKLYYEDMRIDLIYRRIVTAEFIEKADEIPDLIQAYKDGVVCSIGSLRSQIMHNKIIFKILHDEETLEFLSEEERNLIKNHVPFTEEFGGDDRVFNRVLMNKDRYIIKPIDSYASQGVHAGRDYTQEEWEEILKDSWNKDYLFQEFIAPYTRPFVQFEDGELKVRDFKLNIGVYMYNGKFAGAYTRISRENIIFGREGYFSIPSMLVKEKAL
- the nuoE gene encoding NADH-quinone oxidoreductase subunit NuoE yields the protein MEFAFDWEANEEKIKDLKVFMRENKGKKGLLMSVLHKAQESFGYLPIEVQKLISQELKIPLSEIYGVATFYSQFSLIPKGEYKIGVCLGTACYVKGSQEILDKLKEVLGIDVGQTTPDRKFSIDATRCLGACGLAPVLTVNEDVYGKLKPDDVEEIIEKYR